CACAGCTGACTGCCTGTATTTCCACCATGAAGACTCTGACTGGCTCTGTACCATCAAACCAGTCCTACTGCCTAAAGTTGGGAGGAACCATTCAGCATCACAGGAATGATGATTGGTGGGGACATAACAGGTAGATGATCAGTCTAGGAACTAGTTCTGTGTTTGTCACAAGGTTCACCCAGGTGTGCCAGCTGCCAGAAATAGgtcggagggggggggggggggtctctaAAGGCCCAAATGCTCTGAAAGTGATAATTGACGCCTCATCTGATGTATGAATGTGTAAACATTCTCAGGTAAAACCACCCATGTGTCAGCACTGCAGTAGTAACCCTAGTACTTTCTTACACCTGGTTGCCAATACACCAGATGTTGTTATTATCAATGAGGAGTCCAGTGAGGTGGACATTTTGGAGGCAGGCTGCTCCTTTGATTCCAGCATGGAGGAGTCTTTCTACACCAAGGTAGTTAAATACTAACCACTCCTAAACACCATCTCAGAGCTGGGCTATAGGTGCACACTACCCCTTTTCATATTTGGTAtcctaggacacacacacaggttggtaGTAAGAGGGCTGCAACAACTTGGGATGGCCAAAAAGAGGCTAAACAGCTGGCAAAGTACTGTGCCATATCTGATATTATTGGCAGCCACCACATATGACGGAGACGCTGCTACtaatacccttaagaactgagtagtATGCTACTAacacccttaagaactgagtattgtgctacttacaCCCTTAataactgagtattgtgctactaaTACCCTTAAAAACTGAGTAGTATGCTACTAacacccttaagaactgagtattgtgctactaaTACCCTTAAAAACTGAGTAGTATGCTACTAacacccttaagaactgagtattgtgctactaatacccttaagaactgagtattgtgctacttatacccttaagaactgagtattttgctacttatacccttaagaactgagtattgtgcttgtTAAGTGATATTGTGAAGACCTGCTGCATGCTACTGGTCCATGAGTTTGCATATGTATTGTACTGCATCTGTAATATTTGTGTCCTTTTACCATTTTTCTTTATGTGGACATTattaaatggttaaaatgtgagtgtgtgtgtgtgtgtgtgtgtgtgcgtgtgtgtgtgtgtgtgtctgtgtgtgtgtgtgtgtgtgtgtgtgtgtgtgtgtgtgtgtgtatgtgtgtgtgtgtgtgtgtgtgtgtttttgttcttacctgtgtgtctgtcagctgTCAGTTCCTGATTACTGATTGGCAGTAATGTTTAGAGGAGACTTGGGACGTCCCGCAGCTGCTCTGCCTGTATTTCCACCATGAAGACTCTGACTGGCTCTGTACCATCAAACCAGTCCTACTGCCTAAAGTTGGGAGGAACCATTCAGCATCACAGGAATGATGATTGATGTGGACATAACAGGTAGATGCTCAGTCTAGGAACTAGTTCTGTGTTTGTCACAAGACTCACCCAGGTGTGCCAGCTGCCAGAAATAGTTCTGGGGTGTCTCTAAAGGCCCAAACACTCTGAAAGTGATAACTGACCCCTCATCTGATGCTTCTATTATGTACTGCAGGCATCAGATCTGaacaccacagaagcagcaataTGTTAGAAATGGTTTATTTTGGCAAATGGTTAGTATGTTACAGACCCCCTATCAGtcttttcatcactaaacagatgatagatgtttttgtttttttgcagtgaCAGCGCAGGTCACTAGAACATTATAAATATGGAGTTATATGTAGTTATAGtgctttgagcgccttgtgctttcacacctcaaagacctcaccgaccccctcctggaccccctgcagtttgcctacagagccaataggtctgtagatgatgcagtcaacctggccctccactacatcctccggcacctggactctgCAGGAACCTATGCCaggctcctgtttgtggacttcagctctgtcTTTAACACCATTATCCCAGCTCTGCTCCAGGAAAAACTCTCCCAGCTAggcgtgcctgactccacctgcaggtggatcactgacttcctgtctgacaggaagcagcatgtgaagctggggaaacacgtctccgactcaaagaccatcagcaccggatcccgccagggctgcgttctttctcctctgctcttctatccctgtacaccaacagctgcacctccagtcaccagtacgtcaagcttctgaagtttgcggacgacacctccctcatcggactcatctctgatggagacgagtccgcctacaggtgggaggctgaccacctggtgacctggtgcaagcaaaacaatctagagctcaatgctctaacgacagtggagatggttgtggacttcaggaagaacccagccccacctgcccccatcaccctctgtggctccacaattgacactgtggagtctttccacttcctgggaactaccatctcccaggacctcaagtgggagctgaacatcagctccctcgtcaagaaagcacaacagaggatgtacttcctgcggcagctgaagaaattcaacctgccaaagacaatgatggtgcacttctacacagccatcattgagtccatcctcacatcctccatcaccatctggtacgctgctgccactgccaaggacaagggcagactgcagcgtgtcattcggtcagctgagaaggtgattggctgcaatctgctgccgctccaggacctatacgccaccaggactctgaagcgtgctggaaagattgtggctgacccctcccaccccggacacaagctctttgagccactcccctctggcaggaggatgaggtccatcaggaccaaaacctcacgccacataaacagttttttcccctccgccactagccttattaacaaggcccggaaaccaccctggctcttcatgccactgttctttctctgctgtaatgctctttgctctttattttttatttatatctttatttttaatttaatacataatgtgtacatatacttatacttatattgtttatacctatacttatattgtttaatattccatctagagaatgtgtgacatgcaccaacaacaccaaaccaaattccttgtatgtgttaaaaaacgtacttggcaaataaaccctttctgattctgattctgattctgattgtaaTCGCAGTTTGAAAAACACTTTCCTGTCTTTTTAGTTTTTGCGCACAACTAGGTGGGCTAAAATCTAATGTGAATCTAAACTGATatgtagcctcgtgagaccgtgctgagctcgcgagctccagttatctactcgcagatcagtctggcatcttgagacagagaaaatttggagccgttcgccaaacgaccgaccaatcagcgttggttctgaggcgggtttaggtgtgacgcaacgagaagcgactgtttagtctaaacaacatggtggATGAGGTGAGcatagctatcgcgcaagttttatccaaattagaaagtattcattgaaagaagagcaaaaaacagcACTGGCACATGTAGAATGAGATTTAGGAGTAAAGAAGAGTACTTGTCgttaactttaatttaattgaaaaCTTAACACAGATTGAGTGAAATCAGCCACAGCAGTCAATGTAGGGGTAATATTAACGACGAGTTAAAACCtgttataacgttaacgttactaaatgtcttatttgaggtcaaaaatcaatcaactaaaaaaaaaatcaatcaactaaAACAATGTTTGCTGTTCATAAATGCTGTTAATAGCTAGCTACTAATCACCAATAACTGACATCTCAGCCAGTCTGTTAACAGTTGCTAGGTaacgtaactagctagctagctagttcaccaccttttctgtatttatagttaaaaaaagaagagaaaaaatactttatctACTCCTACTGACATGTGGAAAGTGATGCCAGCCTCCTGGGTCTCTTCGGTCCTTCTGCTAAAGCAGTTAGGTGCTGCACAGCTGATAACCATACTTGCTGCCTTAGGTGACAATTGTAAACAGTACCCTAGTAAGATGGCAGACAGTTATGCCATTTGTTATGACGTCATGtcatatctattgttctatatctatgctcAACACGGTCAACATGGTCAACATGGTCAACATGGTCAACATGGTCAACATGGTCAACATGGTCAACACGGTCAACATGGTCAACATGGTCAACATGGTCAACATGGTCAACATGGTCAACACGGTCAACATGGTCAACACGGTCAACGTAATGTACGTAAGTTCACTTAATGCAGGGAAGTTAGTTTATCTTAAGTTAACTCACATACATTTACACGTACAATACATGTGAGATAACTTAATGCACGTAAGTTATTGTGATGAAAGTAAGTAAACTTGATGTACGTAAGATACGCAAGTTAATGTGATGTACGTAAGATATGCAAGTTAATGTGATGTATGTAACTTACGTTACGTTACTTAAGTTAAGGTGATGTACACAAAGTTACACAAGTTAACACTATGTACGTAAGCTTAATGTGCACAAGTTAAATAATTCCTAGCAAgttgaaaaaagacatttaCATCCACATGCCCGAGAGGCAAAATGACCATGAACCCTGAAATCCCTACTGACACTGATTAACATGTTTCTTTCAGACTGGGGACTCTGGAACGATGCGGCCTGTAATGACCAGAAGCCGTACGTGTGTCAAGTACCTGTCTAGTAGTTCAGAGAGAACCTGAAGAGCAGCAGTTGGACCAGCCGGCTTCAACTGTAACCACTGCAAGCTTTTACATTTACTGCAATAAATATTCAGCATCAGACAACATGTTGATGGTTCCTGGTTCTTTTCCTGTTTGTCACTGCCAGTGATCCATCTGTCCTGATGTGATAGGGATGTCCATTAATTACTGACATTTTCTGATGAAGGTTAGCCTACTTTAAGCAATGATAAACTAGAGCAGTGCTTCTCaatcttttttcaataatgtaccccctatCAATTTATTTCtcagccaagtaccccctgaccggCCCCAAACATTTGAGATAAAAATAAAGCCTATGACTACGATATAGTGATGTCATCAGCATGAGATTTATTAAAcattgtaaataaaaacatctgcaaaaaacaatgtaataacCAATCATGCAGATCAAGTACTCCTTTACTGGCCCCAAACATGTTTGataaaaaactatataaaataacatatacatgtatgtctatatattatacatacccGTATTATAGTGCCTGTATGTGACCTCAGACAGTGCGTTTCCCTTTTGCAAAAGAAGAGATGTGGAAGTTACCAACAAAACAGACAGCGAAAGACATTTccgaccgtcctgccaacctgtacacattttaacatcaatgtacgctgtaatgtTTTCTCACTCTAAAgtcactgaagctgctgctgtttacatCCTGTCGTCTCTGCAGCGGGGGGGCTGCtccgttccccccgcgactgacgcacaCACTGGAggcaggaaaaacaaaacacagctggctaaactatttaaaaatggtgggtttgttcaggacacccccctctgTCGCTTTCTCGTCACCTTTTGGGATcagctcagctcgcttggaacctggactgaggtggtactaaataaagtacctgttagcaggtaccagggacttcttatcataatggaaaaccaaaaaaggcgagtagagcaggtaacatgtaatggaaaaacaccatatgtattttaggATCGACATTAAGaaaacactttcacaaaatcaTCTAAACTATTGATGTCCAGACggattaattattaataaactGTAAAACAACATCAGGTTTATTTCCAGCTTATATAAACATCATCTCATTCTAATAAATCAgaacaaagagagaaaatatttcTGCATGATGCTGTTAGTACAAACTCTACACTTcctgtttcaaaataaaagccctctGGACAGAATCCTTTAGTTTCTATccaggcttttattgtgaaacatgTGCAGGGCCACCCCCCTCCCACGGTGCatcagctgcagctgctgccatCTGGTGGAGCTGCTACGTTACTACACGGCTCATCTATTCTCAGTTGGCATCACTTTATGTTTCAGAGATCATCAGACTGGTTTTCTCTGCTCTGGAtctgacagaaaaataatcatgtTTCAGACAGAATTATAAGCAGCAGCATGTTCAGAGAAAGTTAATATCATATTAATAACACGGAGGAGTTTCTTCAGATAAACAGGATCAGAGGATCATCTgataatcataataatacattttatttatgtagcgcttttcatggtactcaaagacactttacactaaacttttttttaaaacagataagcaataaaaccaacacataaaacaagctttttagaagcaattaaaaataataaaagcagTAACTCTCAGGTGAGAAATGTCAGACTATTGGATGTAGACAGCTAATCTGAACAGGTGACTTATGATGAgtgtccaggtcagtacagtcacaGGTGTGTATGGGTAGAGAGTTCTAGAGGGAGGGGGCTGTAGGTGTGTATGGGTAGAGAGTTCTAGAGGGAGGGGGCTGTAGATGTGTATGGGTAGAGAGTTCTAGAGGGAGGGGCTGTAGATGTGTATGGGTAGAGAGTTCTAGAGGGAGGGGCTGTAGGTGTGTATGGGTAGAGAGTTCTAGAGGGAGGGGCTGTAGATGTGTATGGGTAGAGAGTTCTAGAGGGAGGGGCTGTAGATGTGTATGGGTAGAGAGTTCTAGAGGGAGGGGCTGTAGATGTGTATGGGTAGAGAGGACTAGAGGGAGGGGCTGTAGATGTGTATGGGTAGAGAGTTCTAGAGGGAGGGGCTGTAGATGTGTATGGGTAGAGAGTTCTAGAGGGAGGGGCTGTAGGTGTGTATGGGTAGAGAGTTCTAGAGGGAGGGGCTGTagatgtgtatgggtagggagtTCTAGAGGGAGGGGCTGTAGAGTATGGGTAGAGGTAGAGGGGGGGCTGTAGTGTGTATGGGTAGAGAGTTCTAGAGGGAGGGGCTGTAGGTGTGTATGGGTAGAGAGTTCTAGAGGGAGGGGCTGTAGGTGTGTATGGGTAGAGAGTTCTAGAGGGAGGGGCTGTAGGTGTGTATGGGTAGAGAGTTCTAGAGGGAGGGGCTGTAGGTGTGTATGGGTAGAGAGTTCTAGAGGGAGGGGCTGTAGGTGTGTATGGGTAGAGAGTTCTAGAGGGAGGGGCTGTAGATGTGTATGGGTAGAGAGTTCTAGAGGGAGGGGCTGTAGATGTGTATGGGTAGAGAGGACTAGAGGGAGGGGGCTGTAGATGTGTATGGGTAGAGAGCTCCAGAGGGAGGGGGATGCAATGGTGAAAGTACCCCAAGTATGGCGCTCGGTCCTGAGTGGTGGGGAGAGGAGGTTTGCGTCACAGGAGCAGAAGTTACGGGTGTGGGGGGTTGTGGCAGAGGAGCAGGTCTGTGAGATAGGACGGAGCCtggttatggagggctttgtgggcgaggaggaggactttaaactggatgcgttgggaaacagggagccagtggaggttcTGAAGGACGGGAGTTATGTGAAAGAAGGCAGTTCTGGTTATTTGGTTGATGTGGTTTTCAAAAGTGAGGTTTCTGTCGAAGATGACTCCCAGTAATGGATGTGTGGGGATGGAGACAGGGTGGAGAGGTTGACAATGTGACAAAGTTATGGCTGTTCTTTGTGAGGGATTTCGGGCCGATGAGCATCAAGTCAGATTTATTGTATTTGAGTTGGAGGAAGTTGGGTTAGATAGATAGGTTTAAATATTGATGAGGCAGTTGGTCAGGGTGGAGGATGTAGCTGTGGTGATGGATTTGGTAGAGATGTAGATCTGGACATCATCAGCGAAGCAGTGGAAGTGTTCACTGTTCTGTGAAGTCTTTGAGTTCTTCCTTCATCTTCTTCAAGTCATCGATGACTTCCTGACAGCAATCAGCTGATTGGATGATGGAGTCTGTTAACTTTCTGTCCTCTTCAGGGGACGCTGTGAGTGTGAAGACATTCCACATAGCAGACATTACTCCCTCACCTCTTCCCAGGATAGACACTACTGTAAGAGTCTGAAAGTCCTCCATGTCTGTCAGAGTCTTTTCAGCCTGAAGTTGAACTGATCTTGAACACGTCTTCGTTGTTTCGTCAGCTGATCTTTGCTCCAACTTCTTAAATGTCGTCTTTATTTCTTCAGCTGATCTTTGCTCCAACTTCTCACACGTCTTCTTTGTTTCTTCAGCTGATCTTTGCTCCAACTTCTTAAATGTCGTCTTTATTTCTTCCAGGTCATTCTTCAGCGGTTCAATAATCTCCATGAAGTCTTTCCACAGCTGTTTTACTTTATGTACACTTCCACTCTCTGATCTCCCTTTTGTTACATTTGCACCAGCAACTAAAATGGCTGATCCTGCTGCTATTCCTACTCCTATTGTTCCTACTGTTGctattactgctgctgctgctgctcctgctgcttctgttcctgctgctgctactgctgctccGCCTGCAAGTAAGCCCAATGGCATACCAAGAGCTGTTCTTCTGACTTTATCTGTTCTCTCCTGCATCTTTCTGACTTTGGCTGCGATCTCCCTAAACTCTCTAACAATCTCTCTCATCCTGCGTTCACTGCTATCAAACTGTTTGATGAATGAAGCTGCATGTTTTTCACGTTTGTTCATTAATTCAGACAGATAAGGAGGTAATTCTCTGCTATCACTTCTTCTCAGGGTTGCAGCCATCTCCAGGTCTCCTGGTCCTCCTGAAGAGTTGAGATCTCCTCTTCAGAGTGATGAAGAAGCTGACTTTAAATCAAACTGTGATCTGATGTGATCAGAAAGGTTCtggagacaggaagagacacaCATCATcagaataaacacacacacacacacacacacacacacacacacacacacacacacacacacacacacactgttgtgcAGCAGCTGGGAGGAAACTCCAGATCACCTTAGATTTCTGACATTTAAAAACTCACTATTCCTTTCAGATTAAAAGAAAACTCTGAGTTAGAGCAGCAGAGGAAACTAACCTCAGACAACATCAACAATAATACCCATCTGATATTCTATATGTTTAATATTTAACTTTGGACTCCTGGACTGAGATCCTGGTTCatccagagagaggagaggtagTATTTATCTTACAGTCTCAGTAAAGTCACAACTCAAACTAAACTTTATTATATTAATGAGGTCTTCTCCTCAAAAGAGAAGAAACACTTTAAAATATGATCAGTACGGACAATACAGCAacatgacaacacacacataatatatacatatatatatatatatatatatatatatatatatatacacatatacacatatatatatacatatatatatacacatatatatatacacatatatatatatatatataaatatatatatatatatatatatatatatatataaatatatatatttatatatatatatatatatatatatatatatatatatatataaataatacagtaaacaacacagacaaaagACAAGACAAGAAGAAACCTACAATAAGTCTCCAGAGAGCATTATTCACAGCTATGAAAATATAAAGTAAAGTTCCAGAGAGTTAATAAATATGTAACACAGTTCATATATAATCCTTCCAAAACTAATATTCTGTTTCTGATATGTGGAGAGTTTACAGCCTCTTCTTTAGAAACTGTGTTGGGTCAACGTGAACAAATACTGAACATCTAAGATCAGATATGATCGTTACATTATCATATCTCATCAGAACTCCTCCTCCCAGATGCCCACAGCTCTGTAATTAGGTAACACTATTACTACCAATAAGTCTATGATATTAGAGAATTTCAATAAGCATTTCGCTGAAGCCGGTCATGCTTTCCATCTGGCGGCCGGCCCCCCCCAACAAACTGCTCTACAAACCCCCGCAGCTACACGTCCACACCCCCCACCACACTTCTCCTTCACCCCAATCCTGACAGCTGATCTGCTGAGGGAGTTGCAAAATCTGGACCCATTCAAATCAGCTGGGCTAGACAACCTGCACCCCAATTTCCTAAAATCATTGGCAAATATTATTGCTTCCCCCATTAGCAACCTGTTTAACATACCTCTCGCATCTTCAGAAATTCCTGGAGATTGGAAATCCGTTGCAGTCATCCCTCTCTTCAAAGAAGGAGGAGACACCCCTGACCCAAACTGCTATAGACCCATATCTATCCTACCCTGTCTTTCGAAGGTCTTCGAAAGCTTGGTCAATAAACAGATTACCAACCATCTCGAATCCCACCTTGTCCTTTCCGCTGTGCAATCTGGCTTCCGTGCCGGTCATGGCTGTACCACAGCCACCCTCAAGGTCATAAACAACATCACAGCCGCATTACTGTGCAGCCGTCTACATTGATCTGTCCAAGGCCTTTGACTCAGTTAATCATCGTATTCTTAGCGACAGACTCAACAACGTTGGATTCTCTCATGACTGCCTTGCGTGGTTCAATAACTATTTTTCGGATAGGGTTTAAATCTGAGGGCCTGTTGTCTGGACCTATAGATGTCTCTATGGGGGTGCCACAAGGTTCAATTCTCGGGCCGACTCTTTTCTCTCTATACATCAATGATGTGGCTCTTGCTGTTGGTCACTTTCAAATCCACCTCTATGCAGACGACACCATCCTGTACACATCCGGCCCCTCATTGGATACTATGCTATTAAACCTCCAGGAGAGCGTCAATGCCATTCAGCACTTCTTCCGAAACCTCCAATTACTCTTAAACTCTGGCAAAACTAAATTCATGCTTTTCAATCGATCACTGCCCATCCCTGCCTATCCGATTAGCATCACCACGCTCGATGGGTTGGGATTAGAAAATGTGACAGTGTACAAATACTTAGGTGTCTGGCTAGACAGCTCCCTCTCCTTCCAGTAACACATAAACCACCTTCAATCTGAAGTTAAGTCTAGGATCGGTTTCCTATTCAGCAACAAGGCCTCCTTCACTTATGCTGCTAAACTCGCTTTGGTGAAAATGACAATCTTACCAATTCTCGATTTCGGTGATGTCTGAGCTCCTGTCCGATCACTGTACGTGCTCATTGTTCTCCATCAATTATGCTCTGTTTTTGCACACCCTTATTCCATTATCTCTGGTTCCCCACCGCATAGTTTGTACAGATGCACCTCTTCACCTGCACTGCTATCATATCTGTTTACTCTCTTTTGCACTATTCATCTGCCCTGGCATACCCAACTGTTATTCTTCCCAACTTTGTTGTCATACACTTTTTGTACATCTCCTGACCTAcatcactaactagaccactatttgcactaactgtatattgactcttcaTTCATTTCAACAGTTATATAAACTGTCCATTCATATATATTTGCATTAAAACTGATCTACATAATTAGACCacaatttgcactaactgtattttgactctttactacatctcagaTATAGAATGTCTATTCACGTATATtgttattaccatatcactttCACACATCCATTGACTTACTTATACCTCACCTTGCACCTGttttgtaatgcctacttaatctgtaTTTTAggtagcctattgtattctgtattcctgtattgtagtgaatgtgaaactgtatgctGTCCTGCACGCTTactgcttttcttggccaggtcgccgctGCAAacgagaacctgttctcaacggccttcctgcttaaataaaggttaaataaaaaataaaaaataaacatcactGAATATATATTTAGTCTTCTGACCACAGTCAGCTCTTCATCAAGAGGTTTAgtgcaggggtgtcaaactcattttgaCTAAGGGTCACACTGgataatgagaatcacatcaggG
The Sander lucioperca isolate FBNREF2018 chromosome 14, SLUC_FBN_1.2, whole genome shotgun sequence genome window above contains:
- the LOC116065611 gene encoding uncharacterized protein LOC116065611, producing MAATLRRSDSRELPPYLSELMNKREKHAASFIKQFDSSERRMREIVREFREIAAKVRKMQERTDKVRRTALGMPLGLLAGGAAVAAAGTEAAGAAAAAVIATVGTIGVGIAAGSAILVAGANVTKGRSESGSVHKVKQLWKDFMEIIEPLKNDLEEIKTTFKKLEQRSAEETKKTCEKLEQRSAEETVQLQAEKTLTDMEDFQTLTVVSILGRGEGVMSAMWNVFTLTASPEEDRKLTDSIIQSADCCQEVIDDLKKMKEELKDFTEQ